A genomic window from Sphingomonas taxi includes:
- the wecC gene encoding UDP-N-acetyl-D-mannosamine dehydrogenase gives MISDSELKVVVLGLGYIGLPTAAVIARTGAKVLGVDVTESVVETVNSGRVHIEEVDLDGLVSGVVARGSLRASTRIEPADVFVIAVPTPFGEDHAPDIAYVLQAATTIASVLKPGDAIILESTSPVGTTERVRDLLAELRPDLRVPGRAGEAADIAIAYCPERVLPGRILVELIDNDRVIGGITPRCARKALTFYRRFVRGACVTTTARAAEMTKLTENAFRDVNIAFANELSLIADTMGVDVWEVIRLANRHPRVNILQPGPGVGGHCIAVDPWFLVHADPANTPLIRTARLVNDGKTDHVVAQASALIEARPGAPVACLGLAFKANIDDFRESPALKVAVALAERFGDRVRIVEPYAGTLPKAFDGTGATLIDIDGAIECCPIMVVLVDHDVFRSVPIEERRDKAVLDTRGIWPDQPAVASPVQDVLRLVG, from the coding sequence ATGATTTCGGACTCTGAACTCAAGGTCGTCGTTCTCGGCCTCGGCTATATCGGCCTGCCGACCGCGGCGGTGATCGCGCGGACGGGGGCGAAGGTGCTCGGCGTCGACGTCACCGAATCGGTGGTCGAGACGGTCAATTCTGGGCGCGTGCATATCGAGGAGGTCGATCTCGACGGCCTCGTCTCCGGCGTGGTCGCGCGCGGATCGCTGCGTGCGTCGACGCGGATCGAGCCGGCCGACGTCTTCGTGATCGCGGTGCCGACCCCGTTCGGCGAGGATCATGCGCCCGATATCGCCTATGTGCTGCAGGCGGCAACGACGATCGCGTCGGTGCTCAAGCCGGGCGACGCGATCATCCTCGAATCGACCTCGCCGGTCGGCACCACCGAACGGGTGCGCGACCTGCTCGCCGAGCTGCGTCCCGATTTGCGCGTACCCGGCCGCGCCGGCGAGGCGGCCGATATCGCGATCGCTTATTGCCCGGAGCGCGTGCTGCCCGGGCGCATCCTCGTCGAGCTGATCGACAACGATCGCGTCATCGGCGGTATCACGCCGCGCTGCGCGCGCAAGGCGCTGACCTTCTACCGCCGCTTCGTGCGCGGCGCCTGCGTCACCACCACCGCGCGCGCGGCGGAGATGACCAAGCTGACCGAGAATGCCTTTCGCGACGTCAACATCGCCTTCGCCAACGAACTCAGCCTGATCGCCGATACGATGGGGGTCGACGTGTGGGAGGTGATCCGCCTCGCCAACCGCCATCCGCGCGTCAACATCCTGCAACCGGGGCCGGGCGTCGGCGGCCATTGCATCGCGGTCGATCCGTGGTTCCTCGTCCATGCAGATCCCGCCAACACGCCGCTGATCCGCACCGCGCGACTGGTCAACGACGGCAAGACCGACCATGTCGTCGCGCAGGCGAGCGCGCTGATCGAGGCGCGGCCCGGCGCACCGGTCGCCTGCCTCGGCCTCGCGTTCAAGGCGAACATCGACGACTTCCGCGAGAGCCCGGCGCTCAAGGTCGCGGTCGCGCTGGCCGAGCGGTTCGGCGACCGGGTGCGGATCGTCGAACCCTATGCGGGGACGCTGCCCAAGGCGTTCGACGGCACCGGCGCGACGCTGATCGACATCGACGGCGCGATCGAATGCTGTCCGATCATGGTCGTGCTGGTCGATCACGACGTGTTCCGCTCGGTGCCGATCGAGGAACGGCGCGACAAGGCGGTGCTCGACACGCGCGGGATCTGGCCGGATCAACCTGCGGTCGCCTCGCCGGTACAGGATGTGCTACGGCTGGTCGGCTAG
- a CDS encoding FKBP-type peptidyl-prolyl cis-trans isomerase, which produces MSTVTAVPLRPIKRTYLVYLWVGIVVACLAAFLLARQGDDFLTRNARASGVMTTPSGLQYKVVQPGAPGAPKPTDSDVALINYEGKLLNGTTFDKSQQPTPMPVAGVVPGFSEALKLMPKGAKYRVWIKPALGYGAEAKGPIPANSTLVFDIELIDFLPEAVVRQMQAQAQAQGAGGPGGMPRGAMPPGMPGGR; this is translated from the coding sequence ATGTCGACCGTCACCGCCGTTCCGCTGCGTCCCATCAAGCGGACCTATCTCGTCTATCTGTGGGTGGGCATCGTCGTCGCCTGTCTCGCGGCCTTCCTCCTGGCGCGGCAGGGCGACGACTTCCTCACCCGCAACGCGCGTGCGAGCGGCGTGATGACGACCCCGTCGGGGCTGCAATACAAAGTGGTGCAGCCCGGCGCGCCGGGCGCCCCCAAGCCGACCGACAGCGACGTCGCGCTGATCAATTATGAAGGCAAGCTGCTCAACGGCACCACCTTCGACAAGTCGCAGCAGCCGACGCCGATGCCCGTCGCCGGCGTCGTCCCCGGCTTCTCCGAGGCGCTCAAGCTGATGCCGAAGGGCGCCAAGTATCGCGTCTGGATCAAGCCCGCGCTCGGTTACGGCGCCGAGGCGAAGGGGCCGATCCCGGCCAATTCGACGCTCGTCTTCGACATCGAGCTGATCGACTTCCTGCCCGAGGCCGTCGTCCGCCAGATGCAGGCGCAGGCCCAGGCACAGGGTGCCGGCGGCCCCGGCGGGATGCCGCGCGGCGCGATGCCCCCGGGCATGCCCGGCGGTCGCTGA
- the wecB gene encoding non-hydrolyzing UDP-N-acetylglucosamine 2-epimerase encodes MTSASRPRILTVFGTRPEAIKLFPVVRALQAAGGIETVTCVTAQHRGLLDQVLAIAGLTPDIDLDLMEPGQSLDRLTARLLTGLGEVIDRVRPDRVVVQGDTATAMVGALAAYYRKIPVAHVEAGLRSGDIYQPWPEEVNRRIVAPIADLHFAPTATAAAALARESVAAGVHVTGNTVIDALLWTRGRIAETPALAGDLDPLAARFAGKRIVLVTTHRRENFGDGMAAIARGIARIAARDDVAVIFPMHPNPNVGAVMDEWLGTPDNVARIAPLDYPHFIRALELCDLALTDSGGVQEEAPALGKPVLVMRDTTERPEGVAAGTARLIGTDEDRIVSEVFTLLDDKAAYSAMARAHNPFGDGQASTRIARIIADDFGL; translated from the coding sequence ATGACCAGCGCCAGCCGCCCCAGGATCCTCACCGTCTTCGGCACCCGCCCCGAGGCGATCAAGCTGTTCCCCGTCGTGCGGGCGCTACAGGCGGCGGGCGGCATCGAGACGGTGACCTGCGTCACCGCGCAGCATCGCGGGCTGCTCGACCAGGTGCTCGCCATCGCCGGATTGACGCCCGACATCGACCTCGACCTGATGGAGCCGGGCCAGTCGCTCGATCGGCTGACCGCGCGGCTGCTCACCGGGCTCGGCGAGGTGATCGACCGGGTGCGGCCCGACCGCGTCGTCGTCCAGGGCGACACCGCGACCGCGATGGTCGGTGCGCTCGCCGCCTATTATCGCAAGATCCCGGTCGCACACGTCGAGGCGGGGCTGCGCTCGGGCGACATCTACCAGCCCTGGCCCGAAGAGGTGAACCGGCGCATCGTCGCGCCGATCGCCGATCTACATTTCGCACCCACCGCCACCGCCGCGGCGGCGCTGGCGCGCGAGAGCGTCGCCGCGGGCGTCCATGTCACCGGCAATACGGTGATCGACGCGTTGCTCTGGACGCGCGGTCGCATCGCCGAGACGCCGGCGCTGGCCGGCGATCTCGATCCGCTCGCGGCGCGCTTCGCGGGCAAGCGCATCGTCCTCGTCACGACGCATCGCCGCGAGAATTTCGGTGACGGCATGGCGGCGATCGCGCGGGGGATCGCGCGGATCGCGGCGCGCGACGATGTCGCGGTGATCTTCCCGATGCACCCCAATCCCAATGTCGGCGCGGTGATGGACGAATGGCTGGGCACGCCGGACAATGTCGCGCGGATCGCGCCGCTAGACTATCCGCATTTCATCCGGGCGCTCGAACTGTGCGACCTTGCGCTGACCGATTCGGGCGGTGTGCAGGAGGAGGCGCCCGCGCTCGGCAAGCCGGTGCTGGTGATGCGCGACACCACCGAGCGGCCCGAGGGCGTCGCGGCGGGCACCGCGCGCTTGATCGGCACCGACGAAGACCGCATCGTTTCCGAAGTGTTCACGCTTCTCGATGACAAGGCTGCCTATTCCGCCATGGCACGCGCCCACAATCCGTTCGGCGACGGCCAGGCCAGCACCCGGATCGCAAGGATCATCGCCGATGATTTCGGACTCTGA
- the ubiB gene encoding 2-polyprenylphenol 6-hydroxylase, with amino-acid sequence MTASVVHVWRLLKWGRILARHGALRGIERDPNTPAPVRRLARVARLGARVPKVPRYADAFQAIGPAAIKLGQTLATRPDLVGEEATQDLLRLQDQLPPVPYATIAAAMEGSFGRPPSDLFASIEEDPVGAASIAQVHRAVTTDGRTVAVKVLRPGVEADFTRAIATYEWAAAQLEGMSIEARRLRPRLTVENFKRWTARELNFRREAASASELAESMTAEPDFVVPAIDWQRSTARVLTVEWIDGIKLSDRAALVAAGYDLPKLANTLVQAFLRQAIAEGFFHADMHQGNLFALPGNRIAAIDFGIMGRIDRRARVWLAEILYGLITGNYRRVAEIHFEAGYVPSHHNVAEFATALRAVGEPMRGLPVKDMSIGMMLDGLFSITRDFDMVTQPHLLLLQKTMVMVEGVATRLDPDINLWESAAPFVREWIRTELGPEAAIADRLIADVKTIAGLPELIRRIEARYPAPGGEPPAPPLREIEVVRIGGGWRYAAVAAASAAASVAATWLVGH; translated from the coding sequence ATGACCGCTTCGGTCGTCCACGTCTGGCGGCTCCTGAAATGGGGGCGCATCCTCGCGCGGCACGGAGCGCTCCGCGGGATCGAGCGCGATCCCAATACGCCGGCGCCGGTGCGGCGGCTGGCACGGGTGGCGCGGCTGGGTGCGCGCGTGCCCAAGGTGCCGCGCTATGCCGATGCCTTTCAGGCGATCGGGCCGGCGGCGATCAAGCTCGGGCAGACATTGGCCACCCGGCCCGATCTGGTCGGCGAGGAAGCGACGCAGGATCTGCTGCGGTTGCAGGATCAGTTGCCGCCGGTCCCCTATGCGACGATCGCCGCGGCAATGGAGGGCAGCTTCGGCCGGCCGCCGTCCGACCTGTTCGCCAGCATCGAGGAGGATCCGGTCGGCGCCGCGTCGATCGCACAGGTGCATCGCGCGGTGACCACCGACGGCCGGACGGTCGCGGTCAAGGTGCTGCGGCCCGGCGTCGAGGCGGATTTCACCCGCGCGATCGCCACCTATGAATGGGCGGCGGCGCAGCTCGAGGGGATGAGCATCGAGGCGCGGCGGCTGCGGCCGCGGCTGACGGTGGAGAATTTCAAGCGCTGGACCGCGCGCGAGCTCAACTTCCGGCGCGAGGCGGCGTCGGCATCCGAACTAGCCGAATCGATGACCGCCGAGCCCGATTTCGTCGTGCCTGCGATCGACTGGCAGCGCTCGACCGCGCGGGTGCTGACCGTCGAGTGGATCGACGGGATCAAGCTGTCGGACCGCGCCGCACTGGTCGCGGCGGGCTACGACCTGCCCAAGCTGGCCAATACGCTGGTGCAGGCGTTCCTGCGGCAGGCGATCGCGGAAGGCTTCTTCCACGCCGACATGCATCAGGGCAATCTGTTCGCCTTGCCCGGCAACCGCATCGCGGCGATCGACTTCGGCATCATGGGCCGGATCGACCGGCGCGCGCGGGTGTGGCTGGCGGAGATCCTCTACGGGCTGATCACCGGCAATTACCGGCGCGTCGCCGAAATCCATTTCGAGGCGGGCTATGTGCCGAGCCATCACAATGTCGCCGAGTTCGCGACGGCGCTGCGCGCGGTCGGCGAGCCGATGCGCGGGCTGCCGGTCAAGGACATGTCGATCGGGATGATGCTCGACGGGCTGTTCTCGATCACGCGCGACTTCGATATGGTGACGCAGCCGCATCTGCTGCTGTTGCAGAAGACGATGGTGATGGTCGAGGGGGTCGCGACGCGGCTCGATCCGGACATCAACCTGTGGGAATCGGCGGCGCCGTTCGTGCGCGAGTGGATCCGTACCGAGCTGGGGCCGGAAGCGGCGATCGCCGACCGGCTGATCGCCGACGTCAAGACGATCGCCGGCCTGCCCGAGCTGATCCGGCGGATCGAGGCGCGCTATCCGGCGCCGGGGGGCGAGCCCCCTGCCCCGCCGCTGCGCGAGATCGAGGTGGTACGGATCGGCGGCGGCTGGCGCTATGCCGCGGTCGCGGCGGCCAGCGCGGCGGCGAGCGTCGCCGCGACCTGGCTGGTCGGCCACTGA
- a CDS encoding HesA/MoeB/ThiF family protein, which translates to MTLSDEELTRYARHIVLKEVGGAGQQRFAAAHVVVIGAGGIGSPAIPYLAAAGIGRLTIVDDDHVDLSNLQRQTIYATAEIGAGKAETAAAAARRLNPHVAAVARPIRVDAGNVAALLAEADVVLDGCDNFATRLIVADAAHAARVPLVSAAIGQFDGQLGVFRGWEPGKPCYRCFVGSDPDRPGATCAEDGVLGPMAGAIGSLAALEVLRAIHAFGEDSAGKLLLADTLSLRFRTLTMPKDPGCPTCGLARN; encoded by the coding sequence GTGACGCTCTCCGACGAGGAACTGACCCGCTACGCCCGGCACATCGTCCTGAAGGAGGTCGGCGGCGCCGGTCAGCAGCGCTTCGCCGCGGCGCATGTCGTGGTCATCGGCGCGGGCGGAATCGGATCGCCGGCGATCCCCTATCTCGCCGCGGCGGGCATCGGGCGGCTGACGATCGTCGACGACGACCATGTCGATCTGTCCAACCTGCAACGCCAGACGATCTATGCCACCGCCGAGATCGGCGCGGGCAAGGCGGAGACGGCGGCGGCGGCGGCGCGGCGGCTCAACCCGCATGTCGCCGCGGTGGCGCGACCGATACGCGTCGACGCCGGCAACGTCGCTGCATTGCTCGCCGAGGCCGACGTGGTGCTCGACGGTTGCGACAATTTCGCGACGCGGCTGATCGTCGCCGATGCGGCCCATGCCGCGCGGGTGCCGCTCGTCTCGGCGGCGATCGGCCAGTTCGACGGGCAATTGGGGGTGTTCCGCGGCTGGGAGCCGGGCAAGCCCTGCTATCGCTGCTTCGTCGGCAGCGATCCCGACCGGCCCGGCGCGACCTGTGCCGAGGACGGCGTGCTGGGGCCGATGGCGGGGGCGATCGGCAGCCTCGCCGCACTCGAGGTGCTGCGCGCGATCCATGCCTTCGGCGAGGACAGCGCCGGCAAGCTGCTGCTGGCCGATACGCTGTCGCTGCGCTTCCGGACGCTGACGATGCCGAAGGATCCCGGCTGCCCGACCTGTGGCTTAGCCCGAAATTAA
- a CDS encoding class I SAM-dependent methyltransferase: MTDTATTGTVSFGYEDVAPDEKTARVGGVFSSVAKNYDLMNDAMSGGMHRLWKDRFVRRVQPQEGQQILDMAGGTGDIAFRLAASGASVTVADINPAMLEVGMERAAKRGIDGLVWTEANAETLTFPDRFFDAYTIAFGIRNVTDIPKALREAHRVLRRGGRFFCLEFSTTTWPGFKEVYDGYSHKMVPKLGQLLAQDADSYRYLIESIRRFPDMPTFKGMIADAGFVRTKAEPILGGLVAIHSGWKI; this comes from the coding sequence ATGACCGACACCGCCACCACCGGAACCGTATCCTTCGGCTACGAGGACGTCGCCCCCGATGAGAAGACCGCCCGCGTCGGCGGCGTCTTTTCCAGCGTCGCCAAGAACTACGACCTGATGAACGACGCGATGTCGGGCGGCATGCACCGGTTGTGGAAGGATCGCTTCGTTCGGCGGGTGCAGCCGCAGGAGGGGCAGCAGATCCTCGACATGGCGGGCGGCACCGGCGACATCGCCTTCCGCCTCGCCGCGTCGGGCGCGTCGGTGACGGTGGCGGACATCAATCCGGCGATGCTGGAAGTCGGCATGGAGCGCGCCGCCAAGCGCGGCATCGACGGACTGGTGTGGACCGAGGCCAATGCCGAGACGCTGACCTTCCCGGACCGGTTCTTCGACGCCTATACGATCGCCTTCGGCATCCGCAACGTCACCGACATCCCCAAGGCGCTGCGCGAGGCGCATCGCGTGCTGCGCCGCGGCGGCCGGTTCTTCTGCCTCGAATTCTCGACGACGACCTGGCCGGGGTTCAAGGAAGTCTATGACGGCTATTCGCACAAGATGGTGCCGAAGCTCGGCCAGTTGCTCGCGCAGGACGCCGACAGCTATCGCTATCTGATCGAGTCGATCCGGCGCTTCCCCGACATGCCGACGTTCAAGGGCATGATCGCCGATGCCGGCTTCGTGCGGACCAAGGCGGAACCGATCCTCGGCGGGCTCGTCGCGATCCACTCCGGGTGGAAGATTTGA
- the coaBC gene encoding bifunctional phosphopantothenoylcysteine decarboxylase/phosphopantothenate--cysteine ligase CoaBC, translated as MTRILLIVGGGIAAYKACELIRLLRRRGYGVRCVMTEGASHFVTPMTLAALSEDQVYTSLWDLKDEAEMGHIQLSRQADLVVIAPATADLLARMAGGIADDLATTLLLATDTPVLAAPAMNVRMWQHAATVRNVAQLRADGITILEPDEGAMACGEFGPGRLPEPDAIAAAVDRMLAPRATPLAGRHVLVTAGPTHEPIDPVRYIANRSSGRQGFAIAGALADLGATVTLVAGPVTLATPAGVRRVDVVTAAEMAAAVQDALPADAAVMVAAVADWRVAAAPQKVKKGDAPPALVLAENEDILATLAHGPRRPRLMIGFAAETERVVEQAVAKRLRKNADWIVANDVSGDVFGGDANTVHLATADGVEHWERLPKADVARRLAQRIAETLSGS; from the coding sequence ATGACGCGTATCCTGCTGATCGTCGGCGGCGGCATCGCTGCCTATAAGGCGTGCGAACTGATCCGGCTGCTGCGCCGGCGCGGTTATGGGGTGCGCTGCGTGATGACGGAGGGCGCGAGCCATTTCGTCACGCCGATGACGCTCGCCGCGTTGAGCGAGGACCAGGTCTATACCAGCCTGTGGGATCTCAAGGACGAGGCGGAGATGGGGCATATTCAGCTCAGCCGGCAGGCCGATCTGGTCGTCATCGCGCCCGCCACCGCCGATCTGCTGGCGCGGATGGCGGGGGGCATCGCCGACGATCTGGCGACGACGCTGCTGCTCGCCACCGATACGCCGGTGCTGGCGGCGCCGGCGATGAACGTGCGGATGTGGCAGCATGCAGCGACCGTCCGCAACGTCGCGCAGCTCCGCGCCGACGGCATCACGATCCTCGAACCCGACGAAGGGGCGATGGCGTGCGGCGAGTTCGGTCCCGGCCGGCTGCCCGAGCCCGACGCGATCGCCGCGGCCGTTGACCGCATGCTCGCGCCGCGCGCGACGCCGCTCGCCGGCCGGCACGTGCTGGTCACCGCGGGGCCGACGCACGAGCCGATCGATCCGGTCCGCTATATCGCCAATCGCTCGTCGGGGCGGCAGGGGTTCGCGATCGCCGGTGCGCTCGCCGATCTCGGCGCGACGGTGACGTTGGTCGCCGGGCCGGTGACGCTCGCCACCCCGGCGGGGGTACGGCGGGTCGACGTCGTCACCGCGGCCGAGATGGCGGCGGCGGTCCAAGACGCGCTGCCAGCTGATGCGGCGGTGATGGTCGCCGCGGTCGCCGACTGGCGGGTCGCCGCCGCGCCGCAGAAGGTCAAGAAGGGCGACGCGCCGCCGGCGCTGGTGCTCGCCGAGAACGAGGATATCCTCGCGACGCTGGCGCACGGGCCGCGCCGGCCGCGACTGATGATCGGCTTCGCCGCCGAGACCGAGCGCGTCGTCGAACAGGCGGTCGCCAAGCGGCTGCGCAAGAACGCCGACTGGATCGTCGCCAACGACGTGTCGGGCGACGTGTTCGGCGGCGACGCCAACACCGTGCATCTCGCCACCGCCGACGGCGTCGAACATTGGGAGCGTTTGCCCAAGGCCGACGTCGCCCGGCGGCTGGCGCAACGGATCGCCGAGACGCTGTCCGGTTCTTGA
- a CDS encoding metallophosphoesterase family protein produces the protein MLKKLLNARRSTATPLTAIPEGERVYAIGDVHGCADLLDQLLARIDADDRARDPARTTIVFLGDLVDRGPASAAVIERLRLLAAERPDTRFLLGNHEEVFLESLKGEPKALRMFCRIGGRETIMSYGLDAADYDRMDYEELHAAMRVRVPAEHQAFLESFEDMVTIGDYAFVHAGVRPGTDLAAQRGADLRWIRNPFLDHDRALDKMVVHGHTISAGLDEQVHRIGVDTGAYETGVLTALGLEGTARWTVQATRAG, from the coding sequence ATGCTCAAGAAGCTGCTCAACGCGCGCCGTTCCACGGCAACGCCGCTGACCGCCATTCCGGAAGGCGAACGCGTCTATGCGATCGGCGACGTCCACGGTTGCGCCGATCTGCTCGATCAACTGCTTGCCCGGATCGATGCGGACGACCGGGCGCGCGATCCTGCGCGCACCACGATCGTCTTCCTCGGCGACCTCGTCGACCGCGGCCCGGCGTCGGCCGCGGTGATCGAGCGGCTGCGGCTGCTCGCGGCGGAGCGGCCGGATACGCGCTTCCTGCTCGGCAATCACGAGGAGGTGTTCCTCGAATCGCTCAAGGGCGAGCCCAAGGCGCTGCGCATGTTCTGCCGGATCGGCGGGCGCGAGACGATCATGAGCTACGGGCTCGACGCCGCCGATTATGACCGGATGGATTATGAGGAACTGCATGCCGCGATGCGCGTCCGCGTGCCCGCCGAGCATCAGGCGTTCCTCGAATCGTTCGAGGATATGGTGACGATCGGCGACTATGCCTTCGTCCATGCCGGCGTGCGGCCGGGCACCGATCTCGCCGCGCAGCGCGGCGCCGACCTGCGCTGGATCCGCAACCCCTTCCTCGATCACGATCGCGCGCTCGATAAGATGGTCGTCCACGGCCATACGATCAGCGCCGGGCTCGACGAGCAGGTCCATCGGATCGGTGTCGATACCGGGGCTTATGAGACCGGCGTGCTGACCGCTTTGGGTTTGGAAGGTACGGCGCGCTGGACGGTGCAGGCGACCCGCGCGGGCTGA
- a CDS encoding fumarylacetoacetate hydrolase family protein, which translates to MPISFDPADALGSDWRSARWLGRIDLGAGPSPVLVVDGIAYDMARVAPTVAELVAGGSFDHAQGEEIGALDAIGLSVDGLPRLLSPIDLQCVKAAGVTFAVSAMERVIEERARGDAGAAAEVRSRLEGRIGGSMRAVVPGSPEAAALKQALIDEQLWSQYLEVAIGPDAEIFTKAPVLATVGWGADVGIRSDSTWNNPEPEVVLLAGPDGRAVGATLGNDVNLRDFEGRSALLLGKAKDNNASCSLGAFVRLFDADFTMDDVRQAEITLRIEGIDGYALDGASSMNQISRDPEELLRQALSEHQYPDGLVLFLGTLFAPTQDRDVPGQGFTHKVGDTVAIETPRLGRLVNTVSTSKAAPPWRFGLTALIRNLAGRGLLA; encoded by the coding sequence ATGCCGATATCCTTCGACCCCGCCGACGCGCTCGGTAGCGACTGGCGCAGCGCGCGCTGGCTCGGCCGCATCGATCTGGGCGCCGGCCCGAGCCCGGTGCTGGTCGTCGACGGCATCGCCTATGACATGGCGCGCGTCGCCCCGACCGTCGCCGAACTGGTCGCCGGCGGCAGCTTCGACCACGCGCAGGGCGAGGAGATCGGTGCGCTCGATGCGATTGGCCTGTCGGTCGACGGCCTGCCGCGGCTGCTCAGCCCGATCGACCTGCAATGCGTCAAGGCGGCGGGCGTCACTTTCGCGGTGTCGGCGATGGAGCGCGTCATCGAGGAGCGCGCACGCGGCGATGCCGGCGCGGCGGCCGAGGTGCGCAGCCGGCTGGAAGGGCGGATCGGCGGCAGTATGCGCGCGGTGGTGCCCGGCTCGCCCGAGGCGGCGGCGCTCAAGCAGGCGCTGATCGACGAGCAATTGTGGTCGCAATATCTCGAGGTGGCGATCGGCCCCGATGCCGAGATCTTCACCAAGGCGCCGGTGCTGGCGACGGTCGGCTGGGGCGCGGACGTCGGCATCCGGTCCGATTCGACGTGGAACAACCCCGAGCCCGAGGTGGTGCTGCTCGCCGGGCCCGACGGGCGCGCGGTCGGCGCGACGCTGGGCAACGACGTCAATCTGCGCGACTTCGAGGGGCGCTCGGCGCTGCTGCTCGGCAAGGCGAAGGACAATAACGCCTCCTGCTCGCTGGGCGCGTTCGTGAGGCTGTTCGACGCCGACTTCACGATGGACGACGTCCGGCAGGCGGAGATCACGCTGCGCATCGAGGGCATCGACGGCTATGCGCTAGACGGCGCCAGCTCGATGAACCAGATCAGCCGCGATCCCGAGGAGCTGCTGCGCCAGGCGCTGAGCGAGCATCAATATCCCGACGGCCTGGTGCTGTTCCTCGGTACGCTGTTCGCGCCGACGCAGGACCGCGACGTGCCCGGCCAGGGCTTCACCCACAAGGTCGGCGACACGGTGGCGATCGAGACGCCGCGGCTCGGCCGGCTGGTCAACACGGTCAGCACCTCGAAGGCGGCGCCGCCGTGGCGCTTCGGCCTGACCGCGCTGATCCGCAACCTCGCCGGCCGCGGGTTGCTCGCATGA
- the rpsU gene encoding 30S ribosomal protein S21 yields the protein MQIVVRDNNVDQALRVLKKKLQREGVYREMKLRRHFEKPSERRARERAAAVRRSRKLDRKRAERDGAR from the coding sequence ATGCAGATCGTCGTCCGCGACAACAATGTCGACCAGGCCCTTCGCGTGCTCAAGAAGAAGCTGCAGCGCGAGGGCGTGTACCGGGAGATGAAGCTGCGCCGTCACTTCGAAAAGCCGTCGGAGCGCCGCGCGCGCGAGCGTGCCGCCGCCGTCCGCCGTTCGCGCAAGCTCGACCGCAAGCGCGCCGAGCGCGACGGTGCGCGCTAA
- the dut gene encoding dUTP diphosphatase: MSQAIAIRLHRLPHGEGLPPPAYATAGAAGMDVVAAEALTLAPGARAAVATGFAIAIPEGYEVQVRPRSGLAIKHGITCLNTPGTIDSDYRGEVKVILINLGEAPFAIARGERIAQLVPAPVQRATLAIVDALDDTDRGSGGFGSTGR, from the coding sequence ATGAGCCAAGCCATCGCCATCCGCCTCCACCGCCTGCCGCATGGCGAGGGGCTGCCGCCGCCCGCTTATGCGACCGCGGGTGCGGCGGGGATGGACGTGGTGGCGGCCGAGGCGCTGACGCTGGCGCCGGGCGCGCGCGCGGCGGTGGCGACCGGCTTCGCGATCGCGATACCCGAGGGCTATGAGGTGCAGGTGCGCCCGCGCTCGGGTCTGGCGATCAAGCACGGCATCACCTGCCTCAACACGCCCGGCACGATCGATTCGGACTATCGCGGCGAGGTGAAGGTGATCCTCATCAACCTCGGCGAGGCCCCGTTCGCGATCGCCCGCGGCGAACGCATCGCCCAACTCGTCCCCGCCCCGGTTCAGCGCGCGACGCTGGCAATCGTCGACGCGCTCGACGATACCGACCGTGGAAGCGGAGGGTTCGGATCGACCGGCCGATGA